A window of Pyramidobacter piscolens W5455 genomic DNA:
AGCTTAAAAATCGGCACGCCAAAGAACTGCAAGAAGTTACGCTGCAAAACGAACAGAAGCTTGACGCGAAAATCCGGGAAACCGTCGCCACCATGGAAGAACGACAACGGAACGCGCTCCTCCAGGAACAGAGCCGTCACGCCGTGGCGCTGGGCGAGCAGCAAAAGCGCCTTGAAGAAGCCCACGAGGCCAAAATTTCGGAGTTAAGCCGCCAGAAAGACGAAGAACTCCACGAGAAAACGGAAGCTGCCCTGCGGGAGAACTCCGCCCTGAAAAAACAGTTCGACGAGACGTTGGCCGTGCTGAACGCCAACTTACGGAAGGAACGCGAGATCTCCGCCGCTCTGGAAGCCGAGCTGAACTCGCAGAAAGACAAAGCCGCCCAAGATCTGGCCGAAGTTCAGGCCCGTCTGGACAGCCGTGAGAAACAGTTGCACGTCGAACTGAACGAGAAGCTGACAGCGCAGGACACTCGGCTCAAAGCCGCGTTCGAGATCGAAAAAGCCCGTCTGGAGACCGCTCACCGTCAGGAAATGTTCGATGCCGTTTCCAAGTTGGAAGCCCAGTATAACGACGAGCTGAACCGTCTCAGAACGAGCCACGGCGACGAATTGAACGAAAAAGTCTCCGCCCTGCAGCGCGCTTTCGACGTCGCGCAGGCCCAAAGCCGCGAGCTATTGGACGCAACTTTGGCCGCCGCCGAGACTCAAAAGCGCGCGGAAGCGGAAAAAGAGGCCGCGGCGACCAAGGCCGGCATCGAACAGGGCCGGCAGGAAGCCAGCCGTCTTCTCGAGACGGCCTACGCCCAGTCGCTTCGTCAGGCGGAACTCCGGTACGACAAAATGCTCAAGGAACAGCAAACGCAGCAGCAGATCGAGTTCGCCAGCTCCAGGGACGCCCTCAACGCCAAACACCGCCAAGAAATGGAACAGGCCGCCGCCCGGGCCGAGCGTGACGTGAAGAGCGTCCTGGCCCGCGCGGAACAGCAAAAGATGCAGGACGTGGCCGCGCTGCGCGCCGACTTTGCGCGGCGGCTGGCGGAGCGCGAACGCGAGCTGACGGCGCAGCGCGCTTCGGAAATCGAACAGGCACGGAACGCCGTCGCACGCGACGGCGAAAAACTGATCGCCGCGCTCAAGCAGGAATATGAAAAGCGCCTCGCGACCCTGCTGGCTCAGAAAGACGCCTTTCACGCCGCCGAGCTGAAAAAACTGGAAGCGATCCAGAAAGGCGCGCTCAGAGCCGCGGCAGAATCCCACCGCGAGCCAGAGCAGTCCGTGCTGGCCCAATCTGACCAGCCGCCGACCAAGACGAATTAGATTTCTCAAGCGCGGCGACAAAAGCCCCTGAAATCCGGCGCAGGCCGTTTCAGGGGCTTTTTCTCAAGGGACCGGCAGAACGTTACTCTTTGAACCACTTGTCGCGCAGGGCCGCCAGCTCGCCATTCTTGTCCATTTCCTCGATAACGCCGTTGACCGCGGCGGTCAGCGCCTCGTCCTGCTTGGGCATGGCGATGGCCTTGTCGGCGCCGGTGATCTGCTTGTTGAAAGCGACCGTGACCTTGCCGGCGAAATCCTTGGCCTGCACGTACTGCTTCGCCACGGGAATGTCCATCAGCGTCGCGGCGGCGCGGCCGAGCACGACCTCGCGCACGCAGTCGTCGAACTTTTGGAACGTCTTCACTTCCACGTTGCCGAGACTGCGCGCGAAATTCTCCTGCACCGTGCCGATCTGCACCGCCACGATCTTGCCGGCCAGTGCGTCGGTGTCTTGGGGCGGGTTTTCGATTCCAGTGACGAAAGCGCTGAAGGAGATCTCGTACGGAGCCGAGAAGTTGACGCGCTTGGCGCGCTCCGGCGTGGCCGACATGCCGGCGGCGACCAGATCGACCTTGCCCGACATCAGCGCCGGGATCAGCGAATCGAAAGGCATGTCGAGCCATTCGACCTTTTTGCCCAGCTTTTTGGCGACCGTCTCGGTCAGCTCGATGTCGAAGCCAACCAGCTCGCCTTTTTCGTTGCGCGACTCGTAGGGCGGATACGTGCTCTCCGTCGCGGCGACCAGCGTGTCCCTGTCCAGGGCCGACGCCGCGAAAGCGGCGCTTGCGGCCAGCGTCAACAGAGCGGAAAGCGCGGCGATACGTTTGAACATTTTAAAAACAACCTCCTGAGTGACGACAGATTTTTGTCGGACTTTTTTCGTCCTTGCGACGTATATTATTACTATTCAGTTCATCTGTCAAGCGCTCATTAAAAAATAGTTTATTGGT
This region includes:
- a CDS encoding transporter substrate-binding domain-containing protein yields the protein MFKRIAALSALLTLAASAAFAASALDRDTLVAATESTYPPYESRNEKGELVGFDIELTETVAKKLGKKVEWLDMPFDSLIPALMSGKVDLVAAGMSATPERAKRVNFSAPYEISFSAFVTGIENPPQDTDALAGKIVAVQIGTVQENFARSLGNVEVKTFQKFDDCVREVVLGRAAATLMDIPVAKQYVQAKDFAGKVTVAFNKQITGADKAIAMPKQDEALTAAVNGVIEEMDKNGELAALRDKWFKE